A DNA window from Myxococcota bacterium contains the following coding sequences:
- a CDS encoding ABC transporter substrate-binding protein yields MASPRVVSLLPSTTEIVCALGLRDTLVGRSHECDFPKGVEALPPLTEPKLDADAPSRVIDDRVRELVGEGLSVYRVDADRLRELAPDVILTQTHCEVCAASVGDVEAALQDWVGGRPEIVALQPNTLADVWDDVGRAAAALGAASAGDALRARLTDRVTELGERAAGGASRPRVATIEWIDPWMAAGNWVPELVSIAGGEELFGSAGSHSPWLELDALRGADPDTLVVMPCGFGLERTRSEFAPAAGALASLRAVREGRVALTDGHQYFNRPGPRLVESLEILCEILQPERFPARHEGAGWEWLDGRLPGEAGRREG; encoded by the coding sequence ATGGCCTCCCCGCGCGTCGTCTCGCTGCTGCCCAGTACGACCGAGATCGTGTGCGCCCTCGGGCTCCGCGACACCCTGGTCGGCCGCAGTCACGAGTGCGACTTCCCGAAGGGCGTCGAGGCGCTCCCGCCGCTCACCGAGCCGAAGCTCGATGCCGACGCTCCGAGTCGCGTGATCGACGATCGCGTCCGTGAGCTCGTGGGCGAAGGGCTTTCCGTGTACCGCGTCGATGCGGATCGCCTGCGGGAGCTCGCCCCGGACGTCATCCTCACCCAGACCCACTGCGAAGTGTGCGCGGCCAGCGTGGGCGACGTCGAAGCTGCGCTGCAGGACTGGGTCGGAGGACGTCCGGAGATCGTCGCGCTCCAGCCGAACACCCTGGCCGACGTGTGGGACGACGTCGGCCGGGCCGCGGCGGCACTCGGCGCCGCCAGCGCGGGCGATGCATTGAGGGCTCGCCTGACCGACCGCGTGACCGAACTGGGCGAGCGAGCCGCCGGTGGCGCGTCGCGCCCGCGGGTCGCGACGATCGAGTGGATCGATCCCTGGATGGCGGCGGGCAACTGGGTTCCCGAGCTCGTCTCGATCGCCGGCGGCGAAGAGCTCTTCGGGTCGGCCGGGAGCCACTCGCCCTGGCTCGAACTCGACGCCCTCCGCGGCGCCGACCCGGACACGCTGGTCGTCATGCCGTGTGGCTTCGGACTCGAGCGCACCCGCAGCGAGTTCGCGCCGGCGGCCGGCGCCCTCGCATCGCTTCGCGCCGTGCGTGAGGGACGCGTCGCCCTCACCGACGGACACCAGTACTTCAACCGGCCGGGACCACGCCTCGTCGAGTCCCTCGAAATCCTGTGCGAGATCCTGCAGCCCGAGCGGTTTCCGGCCCGGCACGAAGGAGCGGGCTGGGAGTGGCTCGACGGACGACTCCCCGGCGAAGCCGGGAGGCGAGAGGGCTAG
- a CDS encoding glycosyltransferase family 4 protein: MERLRVAVFHNRYLHRGGEDTAVDTEVRLLQEAGHEVRTCFVDNRDEIGGRTGGALRAAARARWNPESERRVAAMLRSGPIDVAHVHNFFPVFSGALHTALHRRGVPVVQTLHNYRLACGNGFLLRDGRVCEDCVGNRAWNAVRHGCYRGSRLQTAVWAEATQLHRRLGTWDTRVDRYALPTAFARDRLVATGVDPTRADVVPYVVEDPGPPSPPGTGAAYIGRLSPEKGVDLLIDAWRSLDAPLWIAGDGPAHEALRERAKSLGHVQLLGRRSRDEVKELLRRVAFVVVPSRWYEISPFAAVEALAAGRPVVAWDGGAMRELIGDGGVLYSACAPDAVAGACRRLLESRETLLACGTAARKRYLERHAPARGRERLEGLYRAAMQQRRAAARPSEDRAEAAT, encoded by the coding sequence GTGGAGCGACTGCGGGTCGCGGTGTTTCACAATCGCTATCTCCACCGTGGCGGCGAGGACACGGCAGTCGACACCGAGGTGCGTCTCCTGCAGGAAGCGGGTCACGAGGTTCGCACCTGCTTCGTCGACAACCGGGACGAGATCGGCGGACGCACGGGTGGGGCGCTCCGGGCGGCCGCGCGTGCCCGCTGGAATCCCGAGAGTGAACGGCGCGTCGCCGCGATGCTCAGGTCGGGGCCCATCGACGTCGCCCACGTGCACAACTTCTTTCCGGTGTTCTCGGGGGCGCTGCATACCGCTCTCCACCGACGCGGTGTCCCGGTCGTCCAGACACTCCACAACTATCGCCTGGCCTGCGGGAACGGATTCCTGCTCCGGGACGGTCGCGTCTGTGAGGACTGCGTCGGGAATCGCGCCTGGAACGCGGTCCGCCACGGCTGCTACCGGGGGTCGCGCCTGCAAACGGCGGTCTGGGCCGAAGCGACCCAGCTGCATCGTCGGCTCGGAACCTGGGACACCCGGGTCGACCGCTACGCTCTGCCCACGGCCTTTGCTCGCGATCGACTCGTGGCCACCGGAGTCGATCCGACCCGCGCCGACGTCGTGCCCTACGTCGTCGAGGATCCGGGGCCGCCGTCGCCGCCGGGCACGGGAGCGGCCTACATCGGCCGGCTCTCTCCCGAGAAGGGGGTCGACCTGCTGATCGACGCGTGGCGATCGCTCGACGCGCCCCTGTGGATCGCCGGCGACGGCCCCGCGCACGAGGCGCTTCGCGAGCGCGCGAAGTCGCTGGGACACGTCCAGTTGCTCGGTCGGCGCTCGCGCGACGAGGTGAAGGAGCTGCTGCGTCGGGTGGCCTTCGTCGTCGTGCCCTCGCGCTGGTACGAGATCTCGCCCTTCGCGGCGGTCGAGGCGCTGGCGGCGGGACGGCCCGTCGTCGCCTGGGACGGCGGGGCGATGCGTGAACTCATCGGCGACGGCGGCGTGCTCTATTCCGCGTGTGCGCCCGACGCGGTCGCGGGCGCGTGTCGCCGACTCCTGGAGTCGAGAGAAACCCTGCTCGCATGCGGAACGGCCGCACGAAAACGCTACCTCGAGCGTCACGCTCCGGCCCGCGGACGGGAGCGTCTCGAGGGCCTGTATCGCGCCGCGATGCAGCAGCGCCGCGCGGCGGCGAGACCGTCAGAAGATCGCGCCGAAGCAGCGACCTAG
- a CDS encoding glycosyltransferase, with protein MAQTPAKPDAPLIFIHGIYPRCGTNLLSRLLRLHPDCSAPRPVWEDHLLSHSAHLDRYARAVSQDWNPAWGDLREIRADLLRGLGGGIARFLAERAESPRVVTKTPRVLELARFAELFADARLLIVVRDGRAVVESGSRSFDWFRETATRGWRDGAREIRRFLEAPGSAQGRFQLVRYESLVEDRERTLRSLLDFLDLDPDVFDFEKAETLDVVGSSDLRRRREDRVHWQGVATPENFDPLERFQHWTPGQHRRFNWLARGALRDFDYLPVGVPEVFGQRAWNRLLDAGYRVVEPVRPLRRALRRWKHRPAEPSTLLLTNFVPPYLMSLYRSLAERLPGFELLLSTPMEANRPWRFETGDLTVHVQRTWTLERRWRHPQGFEEGTYFHLPVDTLPLLFSRRPTSVVSTEFGARTLQAVVYRLLRRESRLIIWALVTEITEAGRSPFRTWIRRAMLRCADAVVVSGSSGARYIESLGYPAERIWQMPPFAAVRPPRARRRAMPSATLKLLYVGQLVERKGLGPWIEALARWCRTHPERRVRFTVVGDGPERDRLAALPTPDSLEVAFVGNTEYADLGRHYDRADALVFPTLADEWGVVVNEALLHGVPVLGSRNAQAVEDLIEEGVHGWTFRPDVTPEVDAAIDRALNASPEERSRMRQGCLAQATRFDPEIVARSLLDAITGTPNEARAPTGDR; from the coding sequence ATGGCCCAAACGCCGGCGAAACCCGACGCGCCCCTGATCTTCATTCATGGGATCTACCCGCGGTGCGGCACGAATCTGCTGTCTCGGCTGCTCCGTCTCCACCCCGACTGCTCGGCGCCACGCCCGGTCTGGGAAGATCATCTCCTCTCGCATTCCGCTCACCTGGATCGCTATGCGCGTGCGGTCAGCCAGGATTGGAACCCGGCCTGGGGCGATCTTCGCGAGATCCGCGCCGACCTCCTTCGGGGCCTGGGCGGGGGGATCGCGCGTTTCCTGGCCGAACGCGCCGAAAGCCCCCGCGTCGTGACGAAGACCCCGCGCGTCCTCGAACTCGCACGCTTCGCGGAGCTGTTTGCCGACGCACGTCTGCTGATCGTGGTGCGCGACGGAAGAGCGGTCGTGGAGTCGGGTTCGCGCTCCTTCGACTGGTTTCGCGAGACCGCCACGCGCGGTTGGCGAGATGGAGCCCGCGAGATCCGCCGGTTCCTCGAGGCGCCGGGATCGGCACAGGGACGCTTCCAGCTGGTGCGCTACGAGTCGCTCGTGGAGGACCGGGAGCGAACGCTCCGCTCCCTGCTCGACTTCCTGGACCTCGATCCCGACGTGTTCGACTTCGAGAAGGCCGAGACCCTCGACGTCGTCGGCTCTTCGGACCTGCGGCGGCGCCGCGAGGATCGCGTGCACTGGCAGGGGGTCGCCACACCCGAGAACTTCGACCCGCTCGAACGCTTCCAGCACTGGACGCCAGGCCAGCACCGTCGCTTCAACTGGCTCGCACGCGGCGCGCTCCGCGACTTCGACTACCTGCCCGTGGGCGTTCCCGAAGTCTTCGGGCAGCGCGCCTGGAACCGTCTGCTGGACGCGGGATACCGCGTCGTCGAGCCCGTGCGACCGCTGCGACGGGCGCTCCGGCGCTGGAAGCACCGGCCCGCCGAGCCGAGCACCCTGCTGCTCACCAACTTCGTCCCGCCCTACCTGATGTCGCTCTACCGGTCGCTTGCGGAGCGTCTTCCGGGTTTCGAGCTGCTGCTCTCGACCCCGATGGAGGCGAACCGGCCTTGGCGGTTCGAGACCGGCGACCTAACGGTGCACGTCCAGCGCACCTGGACCCTCGAACGGCGCTGGCGGCATCCCCAAGGCTTCGAAGAAGGCACCTACTTCCACCTTCCGGTCGACACGCTGCCGCTGCTCTTCTCGCGCCGACCCACGAGCGTCGTCTCGACCGAGTTCGGAGCCCGCACGCTCCAGGCCGTCGTGTACCGTCTGCTCCGACGCGAATCGCGGCTGATCATCTGGGCCCTCGTCACGGAGATCACGGAGGCCGGACGCAGCCCCTTCCGGACCTGGATCCGCCGCGCGATGCTGCGCTGCGCCGATGCCGTGGTCGTGAGCGGATCGAGCGGCGCACGCTACATCGAGAGCCTCGGCTATCCCGCGGAACGCATCTGGCAGATGCCGCCATTCGCCGCAGTGCGCCCGCCGCGCGCGCGCCGACGCGCGATGCCGAGTGCCACGCTGAAGCTCTTGTACGTGGGTCAGCTGGTCGAACGCAAAGGCCTCGGCCCGTGGATCGAAGCGCTCGCGCGCTGGTGTCGCACGCACCCGGAGCGCCGCGTCCGATTCACGGTCGTCGGGGACGGACCCGAGCGGGACCGCCTCGCCGCCCTGCCGACACCGGACTCCCTCGAGGTCGCGTTCGTCGGCAACACCGAGTACGCGGACCTCGGCCGCCACTACGATCGGGCCGATGCACTCGTCTTTCCCACCCTCGCCGACGAATGGGGCGTCGTGGTCAACGAGGCGTTGCTACATGGCGTGCCCGTCCTGGGGAGCCGAAACGCCCAGGCCGTGGAGGACCTCATCGAGGAAGGCGTCCACGGGTGGACGTTTCGCCCTGACGTGACACCCGAAGTCGACGCCGCGATCGATCGTGCATTGAACGCCTCGCCGGAGGAGCGCAGCCGAATGCGCCAGGGCTGCCTCGCCCAGGCCACGCGCTTCGACCCGGAGATCGTCGCCCGGTCCCTGCTCGACGCGATCACAGGCACTCCGAACGAAGCCCGTGCGCCGACCGGAGACCGGTGA
- a CDS encoding glycosyltransferase: protein MNAAKPERQSVAICIATRERPESLQTLLTSIAALEIDDATTELLVVVADNDERGSARDVCDDATRWLGYPLRYVHEPRPGIPMARNASLSPVAGKVDWIVFVDDDEIVPGHWIAALCATQTSTQADVVTGPVRAVYAHPPPRWWSDAGFHDTPEHPEGSVRSVAYTHNTLVRAARLGPIGPWFDERLPSGEDVALFRSLVKGGATIVWSREAFVQESVTPNRVSWRGMLRRGWREGVALARVARWYEGASRLEAFYGGLLRAGWNAARAIAPYPAPLGERARALRRVSTGLGRCFGAIF from the coding sequence ATGAACGCCGCGAAGCCCGAGCGCCAGTCGGTGGCGATCTGCATCGCCACCCGTGAACGACCCGAGTCGCTGCAGACCCTGCTGACCTCGATCGCCGCCCTCGAGATCGACGACGCGACGACGGAACTTCTCGTCGTGGTCGCAGACAACGACGAGAGGGGCTCCGCCCGAGACGTCTGCGACGACGCGACGCGCTGGCTCGGATACCCGCTTCGCTACGTGCACGAGCCGCGCCCGGGAATCCCGATGGCGCGCAACGCGTCCTTGTCTCCGGTGGCGGGGAAGGTCGACTGGATCGTCTTCGTCGACGACGACGAGATCGTGCCCGGCCACTGGATCGCCGCCCTGTGCGCGACCCAGACGTCGACCCAGGCCGACGTCGTGACCGGTCCGGTGCGCGCGGTCTACGCCCATCCTCCGCCGCGATGGTGGAGCGATGCCGGTTTCCACGACACACCGGAGCATCCCGAAGGAAGCGTCCGCAGCGTCGCGTATACCCACAACACCCTCGTCCGCGCCGCACGGCTCGGACCGATCGGACCCTGGTTCGACGAGCGACTCCCCAGCGGAGAAGACGTCGCCCTGTTTCGCTCGCTGGTGAAGGGCGGCGCAACGATCGTCTGGTCGCGCGAGGCCTTCGTGCAGGAGTCCGTGACGCCGAACCGGGTTTCGTGGCGCGGCATGTTGCGACGCGGTTGGCGTGAGGGGGTCGCCCTGGCGCGCGTCGCGCGCTGGTACGAGGGAGCGTCCCGCCTCGAGGCGTTCTACGGAGGATTGCTGCGCGCGGGCTGGAACGCGGCGCGGGCGATCGCACCCTACCCCGCGCCCCTGGGAGAACGCGCGCGCGCCCTGCGCAGGGTGAGCACGGGCCTAGGTCGCTGCTTCGGCGCGATCTTCTGA
- a CDS encoding radical SAM protein codes for MASTTPLGAELDAPSLASGTLRAQPGTKTLKVCLINPRFEPSYWGFEYALPLYPGDRRSTMINGALPTLAGLAGHHDVTLLDENVEAIDWKSLDEYDVVGVTGMNVQRERQREILERLKKDVDTHVIVGGPYASVKEEAFTGLYDTIFVGESDETWPAFLDALATGGDTQLRYEQPEKTDMTRMPSPRYDLLQVDRYASGALQFSRGCPFQCEFCDIIVIFGRRPRTKRPEQVIAELDEMRQAGFFSAMVVDDNFIGNKKEAKEVLRQIIPWQKKHNYPLRISTEASINLADDPELLELMYEANFRQVFIGIETPRKESLEETKKFQNTRGDSLEDKLARIQRAGLDIAAGFIVGFDSDDLGIFDDQYAFIQDNGIQLAMVGMLGAIPKTPLYERLEKDGRLVEEDPNCNFHPKQMTREELKENYWDLVTRLYTPEAFFDRYFSVYKNHPEFERKREEICERAGEGKTIPTLGYGLILLYNLTKTLIQDGSLGSVGKTYWRYFWRDNMKHRPSIIGFAQFMNRCVTHWHFYTFTREAVAGRLRTYNSG; via the coding sequence TTGGCCAGCACCACGCCTCTCGGGGCCGAGCTGGACGCACCGTCGCTTGCGAGCGGCACCCTCCGCGCCCAGCCTGGCACGAAGACCCTCAAGGTCTGCCTGATCAACCCGCGCTTCGAGCCCTCCTACTGGGGCTTCGAGTACGCGCTCCCGCTGTACCCGGGTGACCGCCGGTCGACCATGATCAATGGCGCGCTCCCCACCCTCGCCGGACTCGCGGGACACCATGATGTGACGCTGCTCGACGAGAACGTCGAGGCGATCGACTGGAAGAGTCTGGACGAGTACGACGTCGTCGGCGTGACGGGCATGAACGTCCAGCGCGAGCGGCAGCGCGAGATCCTCGAGCGCCTGAAGAAGGACGTCGATACCCACGTCATCGTGGGCGGCCCCTACGCGTCGGTGAAGGAAGAGGCCTTCACCGGACTCTACGACACGATCTTCGTGGGCGAGTCGGACGAGACCTGGCCGGCGTTCCTCGATGCCCTCGCCACCGGCGGCGATACCCAGCTCCGGTACGAGCAGCCCGAGAAGACCGACATGACGCGGATGCCGAGCCCGCGCTACGACCTGCTCCAGGTCGATCGCTACGCGTCGGGTGCGCTCCAGTTTTCGCGCGGCTGCCCCTTCCAGTGCGAGTTCTGCGACATCATCGTCATCTTCGGCCGCCGCCCGCGCACGAAGCGACCCGAGCAGGTGATCGCCGAGCTCGACGAGATGCGGCAGGCGGGCTTCTTCTCCGCGATGGTCGTCGACGACAACTTCATCGGGAACAAGAAGGAAGCGAAGGAAGTCCTGCGCCAGATCATCCCCTGGCAGAAGAAGCACAACTACCCGCTGCGCATCTCGACCGAGGCCAGCATCAACCTCGCCGACGATCCCGAGCTGCTCGAGCTGATGTACGAGGCGAACTTCCGCCAGGTCTTCATCGGCATCGAGACGCCGCGCAAGGAATCCCTCGAAGAGACGAAGAAGTTCCAGAACACGCGCGGCGATTCGCTCGAAGACAAGCTCGCGCGCATTCAGCGCGCCGGCCTCGACATCGCCGCCGGCTTCATCGTCGGCTTCGACAGCGACGACCTCGGCATCTTCGACGACCAGTACGCCTTCATCCAGGACAACGGCATCCAGCTGGCGATGGTCGGGATGCTCGGCGCGATCCCGAAGACGCCCCTCTACGAGCGCCTGGAGAAGGATGGGCGCCTCGTCGAAGAGGATCCCAACTGCAACTTCCACCCGAAGCAGATGACCCGGGAGGAGTTGAAGGAGAACTACTGGGACCTCGTGACGCGTCTCTACACGCCCGAGGCCTTCTTCGACCGGTACTTCTCGGTCTACAAGAACCACCCCGAGTTCGAGCGCAAGCGCGAAGAAATCTGCGAGCGCGCCGGCGAGGGGAAGACCATTCCCACGCTCGGCTACGGGCTGATCCTGCTCTACAACCTGACGAAAACGCTGATCCAGGACGGCTCGCTGGGCTCGGTGGGGAAGACCTACTGGCGCTATTTCTGGCGCGACAACATGAAACACCGGCCGAGCATCATTGGCTTCGCCCAGTTCATGAACCGCTGCGTGACCCACTGGCACTTCTACACGTTCACGCGTGAAGCCGTGGCCGGCCGGCTGCGCACCTACAACAGCGGCTAG
- a CDS encoding class I SAM-dependent methyltransferase: MGASPCPLCGAPAPPAFRLAHGDTLRCRRASCGLEFCAPQPDDAALDAHYRTLYYPESGTGLIEDSPDAVVRSLSRHLGRRPQRAGRTLLDFGCGTGRLLRAAREAGYEVLGVEADGVAREFAEHAAEAVVHETLDALRATEGSARFDVIVLWQVIEHLRMPWKTLASLSDLLTEGGELLIGTPNARGLKARLLKERWENRTNPTHLYYLDATSLRALLLSAGLDQIRRVSLPVDYPHHGPARRVVQRLLRFAGLDGDLIMTARRAAGPSA; the protein is encoded by the coding sequence ATGGGCGCCTCGCCGTGTCCGCTCTGCGGAGCCCCCGCACCGCCCGCGTTTCGCCTCGCACACGGAGACACCCTCCGCTGCCGCCGCGCCAGCTGCGGTCTCGAGTTCTGCGCCCCGCAGCCGGATGACGCGGCGCTCGACGCGCACTACCGAACCCTCTACTACCCCGAGAGCGGCACCGGGCTCATCGAAGACAGCCCCGACGCCGTGGTCCGCAGTCTCTCACGACACCTGGGACGACGACCCCAGCGCGCTGGCCGAACGCTCCTCGACTTCGGTTGCGGCACGGGGCGGCTGCTGCGCGCCGCGCGCGAAGCCGGGTACGAGGTGCTGGGCGTCGAGGCCGATGGTGTGGCCCGCGAGTTCGCGGAGCACGCTGCGGAGGCCGTCGTCCATGAGACGCTGGACGCACTGCGCGCCACAGAGGGCTCCGCGCGCTTCGATGTCATCGTCCTGTGGCAGGTCATCGAGCACCTGCGCATGCCCTGGAAGACCCTCGCCTCCCTGAGCGACCTTCTGACCGAAGGCGGCGAGCTGCTGATCGGGACGCCGAACGCGCGCGGACTCAAGGCGCGCCTGCTGAAAGAGCGCTGGGAGAATCGGACGAACCCGACCCACCTCTACTATCTCGACGCGACCTCCCTGAGGGCGCTGCTGCTGTCCGCAGGCCTCGACCAGATCCGCCGGGTCTCCCTTCCCGTCGACTATCCCCACCACGGACCAGCGCGACGCGTGGTGCAGCGGCTCTTGCGCTTCGCCGGGCTCGACGGAGACCTCATCATGACTGCGCGTCGCGCCGCGGGCCCCAGCGCATGA
- a CDS encoding aldo/keto reductase yields the protein MIGRRPLGKSGLVVSEIGLGTMTFGSMADEAASLRCLDQAFDAGVDFVDVAEIYPVPPDASYVGESERICGKWLADRPRDAVILATKVAGPGGGWFRGPVRSGTTAHDRHHIERAVEGSLRRLGTDYIDLYQTHWPDGNVPVEETLEALDRLVDEGKIRAIGCSNETAYGLTKSLWMADRHGTVRYHTIQNNFSLINRRFEDELARVCRDESVRLLAYSPLAAGVLSGKYDGEAWPEGARFTRYKDHSPRTQAMVKRFLGDRARAATLRVGEIAKEAGLDPVTLAIAWTLTRDFLGSTLIGVTDASQLDAHLAAAEVTLPDDVLAACDALAHEIPYPLG from the coding sequence ATGATCGGTCGGCGTCCGCTGGGAAAGTCCGGGTTGGTCGTTTCCGAGATCGGCCTCGGAACGATGACCTTCGGCAGCATGGCCGACGAGGCCGCATCGCTGCGCTGCCTCGACCAGGCGTTCGACGCGGGTGTCGACTTCGTCGACGTCGCCGAGATCTACCCGGTCCCGCCCGACGCCAGCTACGTCGGCGAGTCCGAACGCATCTGTGGCAAGTGGCTGGCCGACCGCCCCCGCGATGCGGTGATCCTCGCGACGAAGGTGGCGGGCCCGGGCGGCGGCTGGTTTCGCGGCCCGGTGCGCTCGGGCACCACGGCCCACGATCGCCACCACATCGAGCGCGCGGTCGAAGGCAGCCTGCGGCGGTTGGGAACCGACTACATCGATCTCTACCAGACCCACTGGCCCGACGGGAACGTGCCCGTCGAAGAGACCCTCGAGGCCCTCGATCGCCTGGTCGACGAAGGCAAGATCCGCGCGATCGGGTGCAGCAACGAAACGGCCTACGGGCTCACCAAGAGCCTGTGGATGGCGGACCGCCACGGCACCGTCCGTTATCACACCATCCAGAACAACTTCAGCCTGATCAACCGCCGCTTCGAGGACGAGCTGGCGCGGGTGTGTCGCGACGAGTCGGTCCGGTTGTTGGCCTACAGCCCGCTCGCAGCCGGCGTGCTGTCGGGGAAGTACGACGGGGAGGCGTGGCCCGAGGGGGCGCGCTTCACCCGCTACAAGGACCACAGCCCGCGCACCCAGGCGATGGTCAAGCGCTTCCTGGGCGATCGTGCGCGAGCGGCGACGCTTCGGGTGGGTGAGATCGCGAAGGAAGCCGGTCTCGACCCGGTGACCCTCGCAATCGCCTGGACCCTGACGCGCGACTTCCTCGGCTCGACCCTGATCGGCGTCACCGACGCTTCCCAGTTGGACGCGCATCTCGCTGCCGCCGAGGTGACGCTTCCCGACGACGTCCTCGCGGCGTGTGATGCTCTGGCCCATGAGATTCCGTATCCGCTCGGCTAG
- a CDS encoding SCO family protein, producing MKHRRWVGVVAIAMAWACGAGDEWSASGVVREVFADEGQVKIEHGDIEGLMPAMTMSFDVAPAVSLEDLEPGQFVEFRLRKDGTRYEIVALDAPETTSSGEIPDRPPLAAASEPAPAFALAASRGGTLTLDALAGQPVLLDFIFTRCPGPCPILTGIHADTREGLRADERSRVRSVSISLDPAFDTPEVLQAYQASRRIDDPGWWFLTGPESEVARVVRAYGVGSTRSADGDIDHTVATFLIDGQGRIARRYLGTRHTPEELQRDVRELLRATPAS from the coding sequence TTGAAGCATCGACGCTGGGTGGGAGTGGTCGCGATCGCGATGGCGTGGGCGTGCGGGGCCGGCGACGAGTGGTCGGCTTCCGGCGTCGTGCGCGAGGTCTTCGCCGACGAGGGACAGGTCAAGATCGAACACGGCGACATCGAGGGGCTGATGCCCGCCATGACGATGAGCTTCGATGTCGCCCCGGCGGTGTCGCTCGAGGACCTCGAGCCAGGCCAGTTCGTCGAGTTCCGCCTGCGCAAAGACGGCACTCGCTACGAGATCGTGGCTCTCGACGCCCCGGAGACGACCTCGTCGGGTGAGATCCCGGACCGTCCTCCGCTGGCGGCCGCCTCCGAACCCGCTCCTGCGTTTGCGCTCGCCGCGTCGCGGGGCGGCACGCTGACCCTCGACGCGTTGGCGGGGCAGCCGGTGCTCCTCGACTTCATCTTCACGCGCTGCCCGGGACCCTGTCCCATTCTGACCGGAATCCACGCCGATACCCGCGAGGGGCTCCGCGCCGACGAACGCAGCCGCGTGCGTTCGGTCTCGATCAGTCTCGATCCGGCCTTCGACACGCCCGAGGTGTTGCAGGCGTACCAGGCGTCGCGTCGCATCGACGATCCGGGTTGGTGGTTCTTGACGGGTCCGGAGTCCGAGGTCGCGCGCGTGGTCCGCGCCTACGGAGTCGGGTCGACGCGCTCGGCCGACGGCGACATCGACCACACCGTCGCGACCTTCCTGATCGACGGCCAGGGACGGATCGCGCGGCGCTACCTCGGCACCCGGCACACGCCCGAAGAGCTGCAGCGCGACGTCCGCGAGCTCTTGCGCGCGACGCCCGCCTCTTGA